The DNA window CTCTAAATCGAATAATCCAGTTTTTTTGGCCATTGGGTGATTGGGATTGGATTTTCTCGAGAAAGTTGGGTGGTTTTCCGGGAAAGTTATGGGGAGAGGAAAATGAAGAGAGGTAGGTATGAGTAGTTTCGTGAAGTTGTAGATGACATCGAGGATATCTAATGTTCTGGGGCAGtctactaataaaatattaatggtCGCTGCTGATTTGCTAAGCTAACTCGTCTCGTGGTTTATTATCAGCGTTAACAGTGTGAAACTTTGTGttcttatttgttttttttgttcgattttttttaaaaaaagatagatgaaaattgatttcaattttCTATCAATTTtgctataaataattttttaaaaatatcatattttttgcATGAATTCCACAAAAAGTAATTATGAACACATCTTAGACCATCAAGTGAAAATTTAGATttacaatttttgttaaaataaaagttttaaatacTGAATAAAACGGATAGAATTAGAAAGCCGACATCATATATATCGcattataaaattaatgaaattctTTTAAGACCATCTCTTAATTTTCAGATGAactttatactatttttttgttaaaataaattttcaggCATTTTAATACAATAAAAAATGTAGAAGCATTGAAAATGTTAATTTGTGATTATAAAAGTATCACCAAATATTCTTGTGGGTATCCTATATGGTTTGGTTaacttcaattactaaaaaagtttTTGATAATTGTGCGTTTTGTCAACAAAAGAATATACTAATACGTTTAAAATTCAGAGCTgcaaataatttttatgtttagGTGGGCCAATTTAAAGAATTGACACATAAGAtttgacaaaaataattaaaaaaattataagaaaagaatatttaatttaaattattttacataaaaatttaataaatttatagtaaattatttaattatagttgtCATAATATATAAGATAATTGtatatattctaaataatttaaaataatttaagtgattttatatactataaaatagtactatattataatagggatagtttttataaataattaataaatattaaaacagttgatggcaaaaaaaattaaattgaaaattttccaacaGCTACTGTTAGATGCTCAGAAAGCTACCATCAACTTTTTAAATTTCGTTGTCAAACgcttaaattgaactttttgaaaatgaaaagctAAAAACTCTACcgaaaaactaaactaaacacTCCTATGTGTAGTTAATTTCaacgattaaaaaaattaaattatagattTGATAATTGCCCaccttttgtttttgttttcttaaGAAATATGCTACATAAAATTACTATATATTAAttctttattaacgttttaccACCACCTTGTTCTTGTATCgacgatattttaataatggaaaaaaaatatttctcaatccataattttttttttttgacgagGGAACTCTCGGCGGAACCTGACCACCTGGATAAACCTTCGGGGAGGCTAGTTTCGGCATCCTACCGCCCGGACCTCCCATTTAATATAGGCTTTTAACAACTCATTCACAAATACTTTCCATTTTGTAACTTAATTCTTGTGACTAATTGAGCCAATCCATGGTGTGTAATCCATGATTTTATTTAGTaaacattatcatattttttaaaaatttatcatatatttatcatcatgttttaaacttttgtcaaattcatctataattggatttattttttttctatatcaTGATTATAAGAGATGCCATATGTTCTTTAATAGTCCATTAGCTTTCTTCTTTATACATCATaatcttttcttttaattataataataataataataataataataatatcccttaattgattttatttacacTAAAAGCCTCGACCTACTACTTGTTTTATGATATAGGTCACAGACAAGGATGGGCCGGGGATGAAATTTGAGGCCAATTCTCAAACCCAAACCCAAAACCAAGCCCAAATCCAATTCCTCTTCTTTTGTTTATTGGAATTGTATGGCTGAACTGAACCCGTATTATCAACTTAGAGAAGATATGAATTCCACTACTTGAAGGGTGGATGTAAATTCTCAGCTTATCCTATCCCATTCAACTTAACAAAttctaaattctcaaaatttaaaattcttcaTTACAAACATAATGGCTGCAGAAACTATCATGGGTTTTACCATTAATAAACCACATCTCATCAACTCATTTCAACCatccaaatttaattttaacccATCTTCAAGATTGGTAATATTTCCCATTTTGTAACATAGATTCCGTTACAACTTATAGGACTTTTAAATTGACTATAACTAGCTTGCTTTTGCAGCTTAGGCAATGTTCAACATCGAGGTTCTTTAATGGCTCGCATCAGGTTATTTTACGTTTCGGCATTTTATTTTcactttcgaaacgtttctgaatttttatatttataatctgcATGATAGAAAATATCATTTTACCTTTTGCATTTCGGTAACGTTGATTTCGTAAATATAGCcagtatattatattaaatgtatTGCATCATGAAATtgatgttgaatttttttacatGGGTAGATTGAAGAAGGAAGCAACAAAAAACGAGGGTCGCTATGTAAAGTGAATGCTTTCCCAGATTGGACTTTAATGGCAGTTTTAGTTGAGCACATGGAAGGACAAAAAGACCTTATTACTACCAAAACTATTTGGCATCTCAGCGATCGAGCCATCAAGAATGTTTGTGAGTCATTTTTGGTTCCCTTTCTTATCTTTCCATCATTTTAAtcccattttttaatttcaatcaatattttaattttctcaaCATTTTCCCACCTATTTCAGATGTATTTTACATTATGTTCACTTGTTGGGGATGTGTATACTTTGGTTCAATGAAAGTAAGTTAATTAGCATAATCaaaatcctcaaatttaaattcccgTCGCGAGTCCATATTATTGTTAATTATAATGTGAAAAAATGTTGGTTATTAGGATCCATTCTATGATTCAGAGGAGTATAGAAAAGAAGGAGGAGATGGTAGTGGGCATTGGATTTATGAGAAGGTATTTTTctgattaattttgtaattagaGTAGTAATTAAGTGAGAGAAGAGTAATTAGAGTAAGAATGAATGTGCATTATGCAGCAAGAAGACATTGAAGAAGGTGCAAGAGCAGAGCTGTGGCGCGAGGAGTTGATCGAGGAGATTGAACAGAAAGTTGGAGGTCTGCGTGAATTGGAAGAAGTTGGATCCACTAAATAGTTGCTTATATTATTCTCTCTGTATATAGGCTATGTACTTTGATGTATGTGCAAATTATTATAAGAACTccacgtttgtcataatttataatttggtacCTTTTATTTGAAgattaaacgatttgatacctcaattCTGATTTTGCAAACACTTAAAACCTTCTGTTGGATATAGGTATCAAATTGTTAACGTAATAAAATGTGAgctatcaaatcgtttgaaaatgaggtaccaactcgttaacataattaaaagtgaggtactaaattactaatattattaaaaagaaggtaccaaattgttaatataattgaaagtgaggcaccaaattgttaatataattaaaaatgaagtatcaaatcgtttgaatgtaaatatcaaattattaacggaactaacagaagCCCTAATTGTTGAAGAAATCAAATTaagatatcaaatcgtttgatttttaaatagaagatatcaaattatgaattatgacaaatatgaGGAGATTTAGAGTAAGTTGATCTTGACATATTCACATTTCATATTTATGCCACTTAGTAATTTAGATTTGGGCCGGATATGTGCACGGCTGGCCCATATTGCCTAATATCATTTGGCTatctattttttcaaaaaaattaatatatttatttaacttaaaaatatattaaagaacaatccaaaaataaaataattaaaattatatttattttaaattattgttatttatttcaAGTTTCCGTTAGTTATATCAACTCGAGATCTAAAAAACTGCCGTACAATTAACCTATGcagaaaaatgcaaaaaaacaATGTTTTCTTAAATAACTAGACTTCTAAAGAAAACAGGTAAAAAATTTCATAACAAtttcttaaattaaaaatacatctTATAAAAAGAAGTTGTAAAAAcctattttataatatatttataaaagttaattgCGAATTAAATTACGAACTTTGGCATGAATTTCCATtacaacacaaattttaaaatttgataatgtaaggatttttcattttttggcaaatcaaaACACATACCAatcgttaaaaaaaatattgatgtggctatatattataatattcatGCCGTCGTTTTTTTTTAACTTGGTCTTCCGATTTGTGTCACCAAgatttatgttaattttgaaatactaaaggtctaaaaattaaaatacaaattgcGGCTTATTTATCTCATAGAATATACTTTTTGAACAAATTAATGATAAATTGACGTCATAAAATTGACACGAAGTATTAAAAAGTGAATTTTACAAAAATCGGTCAAATAATCCTCACATTTGTGAAATTGTACCAGTTTCCCCTCTCTGCCAAAAAAAGAGAGTGGattatctaattaaaaaaattaatcatggTTACCtgtaattaattctaattaatcatatttaacCTAATCAACACCCAAAAACCTCCATACCAGCTACTTTTGCTTCCTCCACCACCAACTACTGCATCATTTGTCACCATTGTTCGTTTCTAAGGAGTAGCGCCGTCGTTGGTCACCATTCATCGTTTATCAACAGCAAGGCATTTATTTCACCATTCATTAGCAATGCCGGCGGTGGAAACAAATttgagaagaagaaagaaaaagtaaaataagGTGGCTAGATGTAGATAGAAACGATATATAagaagattaaaataaaaaaaaggcagAAAAgtcctcaatttttttatttaaaacagataatattttaattattaaatttatataaaattatttaaattcgaAAATGATTCTGATCTAATTTACGGCCTATTAGAAGTAGAAAGCGCTCTGGTGAGATTCTCACGCAAATCTTTTTTCCTGTACATCAGAGAGTCCCGATAGGAAGACCAATTTCTTACTATTGATGCCCTGTCAGTCTTTCAAAAGATAAGTATAATGCTTGACCCTGGAATGTACAGATACCGGAGCGTGGAAGATGGGCAAAGATTCAACCCAGTGTCAATCAGAAATCCCAGTCGAGAGCGCTCTTCCTACTTACTTTGCAGCGCTTATTCTAAGAGCGGTAACAAGTGTCTTTATTCAACATCTTCGAAGGAAACATGTGAATTTTGACAAATATTAATTAACTATCAAATTGAAGAATTAAACAAGTATAAAAAGTCTTTTGAAATTGTTTGCCATCTTCTAATAGCGTGTGTTTTTCATGTTCGGTACTGATGCGATTAGGGAAGAGCAATTTTATACGAAATAGTAAAGATCtgagttttttaattaatatttataaaattgactttttctATACTTCATTCCAACTTATATGCATTATTAAAAAACAATCTTTTTCCTCTTAAAAAACAGCCTTTTAACGATGGGTGTGAGAGAGAATTATTAAACTCGAACACCTTAGGATAGATAGAACTAGAGTCGATTGTTTTTAAGtagatttgaatttgtttttttaagttGATCTTGAATATGATGCAGGGAAAAAAGAAATACACTTCAAaactctctctctaaaaatttTCTCTCCCTTCTTtctagaaattttttttttcacttcaaCCTATTAACGGTGGGAGAAGGTAATTTTTCCGGCTTTCgccggaaaatcatcttctcttcgcctatattactatttttatggTCTTAATCTTTGATTCAATAAATCTTAACTAGAAAGTTTATATTTGATGTTGCTTTTTCAAGAtcgaataaaatttataaaagctTTTGCTTCTtttatggtttgattttttagatCTATTAAGATTCCTTCATGTTTGTGCGAACTTTAGATTCAAGTATTTGTAGATTTAAAAAATCGGAAGGCTTCTAGATCTAACTTTTTCGATATATTTGAAGAcgatgatttaaaaatattatatttcaacgGATTGAGCGGATCGTTCGTCAAATCGAAAGAAGGAAATTGAAGCTCCCGGTCCAACGGAATTTTGTTCATCGTTGTGTTAAGTTATCGGAATTCATgactagtttttttttatttttgatttaattttttgcttatattttaagttattgtCTTTTATTCGGTTGTTCAAATTTTAAAGGATCATATAGATGATTTttgttatatgatttttatCTCGTATATTTTAATCTTCGTCGATAAATTTAACTATGGGAGAAAAGAATATCATGCAGGAAGCAAAACTCTATCCCTAATAACAGAATAGCATGACCCGCCCTATTTCATTTCCATACTTGCACAAAGACGCAAGTGGATAGAGGAAAGAAATGCCAAAAGATGTAAAAAAAAGTGAGGCAATTCTAGAAGATACGGTAGATTGAACATGTGAATTGACACATCACAGTTCCAAACCAATGGGCGACATTaataatgatataaaaatattcagtGGGTACCCTGGCCTCTGCTACAATTTTCATATACATCTCCCATGCCCTACTATATGATATGGGTTAAAATGAAGCTATTGTCCCTCACCTTATTCTTTTTACTAGACACTCACCAACATTATCTTATCTTCAAAATTTGCATGCATTTCCTcctttttctttaaattatctccaattttaAGGGTCATTGGTCCTCCCAATATCagtttcatattgtttttatttcttctaTGGTTTTGACCATTTAGCATTCCAAGGGATAATCAACTATCAGAGAGGTTCAGATAATAAACTAAGCACGCATATCAAAATTAAGGTCATTTACCTTTGCCACCGGCAAGGACATGCATATAGACTATAGtagtttaaaatgaaaattattaactattttttcCCGGCCCTTTTTATTTTGGAATAATTATCATAACTTTTCTAACTTCtcatatataaacatataagttttttttaatgtttgatcAAACTCATAAATATTTCATTTGTCAATAAAATATGTTAACCGACTCAGTCTAACACATCATCCATGAACTagtctatcacattatgacatgtcattaaaatattggcactattataatttttttattacttatacacacttttgaatagtaatattatgatagtgccattattttaatgacgtgtcataatatgataggtttagttcatagatgacgtggtggaatgagtctacctaagaatttttcTGGTTTCCGGTGCCTTGAATGACAAAATTATATAGGTATACTTTGTTAAGAATTCAAGTTTAAATAACACgtcgaaaaagaaaaataaattcaaatgtcatCAATAATTTttggagagattcttaggtagactaaGTCTACCATATAATCCGTAaactaacctatcatattatgacacgtcattaaaatattgGCATTATTGtagttttgtttattacttatttacacttttgaatagcaatattacgatagtgccattattttaataacgtgtcataatatgatagatttagtccacggatgacgtggtggactgagtttatctaagaatttctcgattttttgtttttggttaatcaccaaaaaaagaGCAATAAATTGTTGAAGATGACCGATATACAACTCAGCAAGCTGAGCAAAACGCTAGCAGATCAGCACAAAAAAACCCAGCTGattcaatatttaaattaatgtacTATGAGTTAtgacaataataattaatttatcgctacttttaaatttcaaattaaaactttataGCAAGATGATTTGGTATATTAGAAAACcggggtttttgatatttgggtgcctcataGGCAACCAAATTTCCATTGTTGTGCCTCTTTCGGAAATAATTCCGAAAGAGTGTCTGgtcccacatgttccgcattctagaaatgcggaacatgtggggtTCCGCATTCCTAAAATGCGGAACACCACTAATTTGGGTCAAAATTAttggtgttccgcattctaggaatgcggaacaccacctgttccgcattctaggaatgcggaacaaaACTTGGAtgcctttgaggcacccaaatatcaaaaatccAGAAAACCGATTATGCATGCATAAACAGATATTGACTTCAATCTCAACTTTACTCCTTCAAGATAGAATAATATTCGATTTATTTTAACCCAATTTTCATGAGAAAGTTTCATAGAAAATGGCTTTAAAAAGATGAACAAATAAACGGAAATAATAGAAGAAAAGACAAGGAGATTGGATGTAAGAACTCAAAACAAGGTGCTTGTTTTTCTATTATATTGGACTGTTTCGTAATTTTTCAGTTGTGTTCATGTGCGTGAGATGCTATGATTCGTTCATGTTTTGTCAGTCACTGACCCATCGCCCAtagcatctttttttttttttgttctctttgattatatttttcttttaccCATTACTTTGCTATACTCATATACTTCCTACTTTAATaaatcttttcttttttgaaattagATAGgagttgataaaaaaaaaaaaaagttaaaagataatataaaatataataatcaaaggCTATCTTTTCTTAAATGAAATGTGAGaattagaaatataaatatgtatttttaataattttgaatgaattattttaaaatgaaatgacGATTATTGTAAAATCAGTCATCGAGACTTTTTAAACTGCCAAAAAAATTGCATAATTATAATTACAGGTTTATTATTTCTATcatattattaaaaaagaattaattatatatatcataatgcgatgatttttttaaaaataaaattattatatatatgagTAATACATCTTCCGTCAATGTCAGAAACGTTAATTCCTCTATTGTAAATTGTATAATTACACTAAAATATATCGAGCTGCATACAAAATCGAGATAAAATAtttcattaaatataaaaaaaaatctttaataatagtgaattgaagttatttttatttgaataataaaattaacttaactttttttttcaaattttggtATTGTtgatattttcaattattttattttttagatcatttaaatttgatattttttataattttatttcgttttaaaaaatatgttattttatttatttatgaccatctaagtagcacggaaacggaaacgggaaacggaaacgatacgaaacggacacggggaaacgaaagtttttcaaaatgaaggacacgaaacgtgggggaaacgtgtaaataacaaaaatttagggatatatttataaaaatattatttaaatatttatgataattaacaaaataattcaatttaatgtactaaatatttaaaattttataaatatataaaaaatataatacaattcaacacaaataagtatatttattgtattgtgggcaatgcgaatgtaaaatttatgggtaactagttagatttttttatttgtgggtaataattttaaattttttacaaattttaatttttattatttacagaaacggcccgaaacgtttcgtacgggtgtccaagagtttccagtttccgaaacgttttcgaaacgggaaacgcaactttatcgaagtttccgtgcttcttagatGACCATTAAATACACAATTACTAttatcttttaatatttatataaatgactaaaataattattcatagAATTTTCTGGATATAATACTCACAAAATGCTGTgtataaaaatcatttttactaATTAGTAATTTCTATAAAATTAGTTGCAAGTTGCAACTTAAGATAGATCCAAATACATTTTACTCCATCTGATTGGATTAACAGTACTGTTAAACAAATTTCCTGGAGTCAGTGATTGGATTAGATGTGGATACACGAAATAGTTAATTTTccgtttgtttttattatcgGATCCgattaaattttagtaattcATAAACAGAAAATAAATCCTAACCTTATCCAAATTTCTTCGGAATAGCCAAAAACACAGTCAGCAACACGCCTTGAACAACGCAGAAGCATGGCCaactgcaattttttttttaattttaataaataactgGTCAATATAACCACTAGAAGAAGCATCTCAAATGCAGTGCCAAATCCaattattgaaaagaaaaatcaaatttctataaatacatttaaaaatggataatgcaaaatcaaaataaaaaataaaaaatctttaaataattattaggATAGACCCACCTAACACTTcagtttttgattttgatataatttcaacttcttcttcttcttcttcttgttggGAGTTTTCAAAGTTTCAATCTCTCTAAACTAGCAAATCAAAACTTGGGTcaataaaagaacaaatattTTGTTCTAAATCTTTGAAATTTGAAGTGGGTCTTATTTGTTTTTGGTGTTTAAAGGCTTCTCAAGACCTTTTTCTCGTTGTCTCTGGTTCAAGAAAAGttcattttttttgagtttttgttgTTTCATgcaaaataatcaaaatcatggCTTGTTTATTGAAGAGTGGCTGCACTGTTAATGTTTCTGGACTGAATAATGAGACTATTTTCAGATCAAAATCCAATGGGATTGCTGGGTTTTGTCAATCTTTTAAAGAATTTGAATCTGAATCCAAATCCAAAGGCTTTCCTGTGTTGAGAATTGATTTCAAGAGTGGTGATCCTTTAATTTTACCATCAGATCATAAGGGTGGTTTTAAAAACTGGAGCAGTAAATCTACAAGGAAATTTTCAGTTCATGTATGTATAAagattcttttttttatctttggtttgattatttctacttttttttttggttcaaaaATTGATAGTGGCTTGATTTTATATGCAGGCACAAGCTTCAATCTGTGTGAGCAGAGCTATGAGATGGTGGGAGAAGACCCTGAAACCTAATATGGTAGAGATCCATTCTGCTCAACAACTTGCTGAATCTTTGGTTAATGCTGGTGATAGATTGGTCATTATTGATTTCTATTCTCCAGGTTGTGGAGGCTGCAAAGCTCTTCATCCTAAGGTGCATAtacttttcaatttcttctgTTAGTCCCTTTAGATTACGAAAATTTAACATCTGTATCCTATAATTGGACTTGTTTATGTCATATAGACAACcttgttttgtaattatttgattaagtttatgataaatccATAAGGATGATGTTTTGATTGTGTTTAGTCTATATTGATGTGTTGGTTTTTTTGGATCAGATTTGTCAGCTAGCTGAATCAAACCCTGATGCAATATTTCTGAAAGTAAACTATGAGGAGCTTAGAACAATGTGTCACAGTCTTCATATTCAtgtcctcccatttttcagatTCTATAGAGGTGCAGAGGGTCGTCTTTGTAGCTTTAGCTGCACTAATGCAACTGTAAGTACTCTCCTTAACCTTTTCTAATTTTGTGGTTAACTacgttgcacggaaacttaGGTAGTCATACGCGAAATGATAATGCTTGTGAAATTCTAGCTTTAGTGTTTTCCGTTTATCTGTTTCCGTTTCCATGCAACATAAGACTAAGTTGGTAATCTTTATAAAAGTTTTGAATGAGTTAAATCTGTTGTTACAGatcaaaaaattcaaagatGCAATGTCAAAGTATGGCCAAGATCAGTATAGCCTTGGTCCAGCAAAGGGCTTAGAAGAATCCGAGTTATCGGCGTTAGCTTCTGTTGGCGAATTGCCAAAGAACTTGTCATCACAGTCAGCTAATGAAGAAAGAATTGAGGATTTGATTATGAAAAGCATTGAGTTGAATAGTGTTTGGACCAAATCTGGGAATAAGATGGATCTTAAAGAAGAAAATGCAATTGGAGTATGAAATATAACAGTTATAGTTCATTGATAGAGTATTTTCTGTTAATTCTTGAAATGTAAATATGTATCAGTTTCTTGATTTTCCATCAGCAGGcttctaatttttttcatattgaaGCCTGCCAATTTGGTTAATTGGGAATTGGAGATGGAAAATTACTGTCAAGGAATTATTACATTTACACCCATTTAGCAAGAAATGAAGGcaatttttagctattgaattGTGCAattcttttgttttaatttgtattttttgattGCAATGTTATGTATgtggtttttattttttttggattatATTGGATAAAAGGGGATCTTTTTGGATTTGGAAGGTGTGAATCTTCTGTGATTTGAAATTTATTGAGGTAGTTGAAGCAAAAATACTTTTGCTTTCTAAAAGATCAAAAATCATTTTCAGGTATGATTTTCACTAAGGTTAACATCAGCTCAATAATTGAGGGTTggtatttgttaattttaaagttatCCCGTGTTTATCCTCCATTTATAATAGGGCTGTAAATCAACCACACAAATTAAGCAAGGAGTTTAAGTTTAATTTAATGCCTCATTttataaacgaaaaattaaatatatgcgTAAGCtccattaattttttaagtgcGATTTGACTCA is part of the Mercurialis annua linkage group LG3, ddMerAnnu1.2, whole genome shotgun sequence genome and encodes:
- the LOC126671297 gene encoding photosynthetic NDH subunit of subcomplex B 4, chloroplastic, producing MAAETIMGFTINKPHLINSFQPSKFNFNPSSRLLRQCSTSRFFNGSHQIEEGSNKKRGSLCKVNAFPDWTLMAVLVEHMEGQKDLITTKTIWHLSDRAIKNVYVFYIMFTCWGCVYFGSMKDPFYDSEEYRKEGGDGSGHWIYEKQEDIEEGARAELWREELIEEIEQKVGGLRELEEVGSTK
- the LOC126671155 gene encoding thioredoxin-like 1-2, chloroplastic, which gives rise to MACLLKSGCTVNVSGLNNETIFRSKSNGIAGFCQSFKEFESESKSKGFPVLRIDFKSGDPLILPSDHKGGFKNWSSKSTRKFSVHAQASICVSRAMRWWEKTLKPNMVEIHSAQQLAESLVNAGDRLVIIDFYSPGCGGCKALHPKICQLAESNPDAIFLKVNYEELRTMCHSLHIHVLPFFRFYRGAEGRLCSFSCTNATIKKFKDAMSKYGQDQYSLGPAKGLEESELSALASVGELPKNLSSQSANEERIEDLIMKSIELNSVWTKSGNKMDLKEENAIGV